Part of the Labilithrix sp. genome, ATGTACCCGAAGGTCCCCTTGATCATCCCGAACGCGCTCTGGTGCGTCGCGCCCATGAAGCGCGCGAAGCCGAAGTCGGTGAGCTTGACCTCGCCGTCCCAGCTCAGGAGGACGTTCGACGGGTTGACGTCGCGGTGGATGATCGGCGCGCGGTGCGCGGTCGCGAGCGCCGCGAAGATCCGCTGCGCGACGTAGAGCGCCGTCTTGTCGTCGAGCGAGCGCCCCGCCTGCGCGAGGACCGCGAGCACGTCGGCGAGGGGCGCGCCGTCGACGTGCTCGAGCGCCATCACGAGCCGCCCGCGGTGCTCCGAGAACTCGTAGAGGGTGACGATGGCCGGGTCCGCGAGCCTCGCGTAAGCGGCGGCTTCTCGGGCGAAGGCGCCCGCGCTGCCTTCGTCGGACATCAGGTGTTCCAGGAGGACCTTCAGGACGACGGTGCGCTCGAAGCCCATCGGGCCTTCGGCCTTCGCGAGGAGCACGTCCGCCGTATCGCTGGTGGCGAGTCGCTCCATGACGCGGTACGCACCGATGCGGTCATTGTCCTCCGAACCACCCACGACGATGACCAATCGTACCGAACGACCACGCGGGCGTCCTGTTTGTGCACCTCTGCGCGGGCGTGGGTGGCAGGCCGGCGAGCTCCCGTCGTGCACGCACCTCCTTCCGAGCATCCTCCGCCGGATGGTGTGCTCGCCTCGATCGAGCAAGGTCTCGTGCTTGCTCGCGCTCTGATGCGGACGTGACGGCGCCGCCCTCTGCAGAGTGAGGAGCCCTGGCCGAGAAGCCGCTCCAGCGACTACGCTTTCAGCATGTCCCCCGCGGCTCCGAAGCCGAAGCTCACCTACGCCGAATACGCTGCACGCGAAGCGAGCAGTGAGACGAAGCACGAGTTCTACGACGGCGAGGTCTACGCGATGGCCGGCGGTACGATCGAGCACGGCCGGATGGGGACCCGTGTGCGTCGCGGGATCGAGGCGAGCCTCCCGTCGAGCTGCGGGTGCGTCGTCGACAGCCCCGATATCCGCGTGCGCACGCCCTCCGGAAAGGGAACGTATCCGGACGGGTTCGTCGTCTGCGGGAAGCTCGAACGCGACAGCGAGGATCCGGACTCCGTCACGAACCCGACGCTCATCGTGGAGGTCCTATCGGAGGGCACCGAGGGCTACGATCGTGGAGGGAAATTCGAGCACTATCGAAGCCTCTCGAGCTTGAAGGAGTACGTCCTCGTCTCGTATCGGAAGCCGCTGATCGAGAGTCATCTCCGCAATCCCGACGGGAGCTGGACGACGACGTTTGCCGTCGTCGGCGAGAGGTTGGCGCTCCGCTCCATCGAGGCCCGACTGGACGTCGACGACGTCTATGAAGGGATGACTCAGGTCGACGGCATCATGCGCCTGACGTAGGGCTCGGCGCGTCAACGATGGGGGCTTGGGGTGGCCCCTGGCCTGGCCCTGATCGGCACGTGCCAGGTGGCTGACGTGGCAAGTGCGCAAGAACACTCGTTGCGGTCGATGGAATGGCGCGTGCGTGTGGCGTCGAGAACCATGAAGACGACGGGGACGCCCTTCGATCAGCTCGCGAAAGAGACGTGGTTGGCGATCCTCGCTCATGGCGCAACGGTCAAAGAGCAGCTGGAGGTTCGTGCGCGGTCGCAATGGGTCGACCTCATGTACGTGCCCGATCCGGCGCGTCTGGGGGAGCTCGCGGCGTTTGGTCTGGCGGAACGGCTCGCTGCGGAGGGGCCGGGGTTGCTCGAGTTCTTTCATCGAGCGCCGTCGGTCGAGGATGTCCTTCGTTGCATGCAGAAGCAGATCGAGCTTCGTCGCCGGAGGAAGTCGCGCAGGGAGGCACCGCGGCTGTGGCTCCTCTGCGGTGGCTGTCCGTCGAAGGCGCTTCGTGAGCTCGGTTTCGTGCGCGACGTCGACTGGCCGGAAGGTGTCTACCGCGGCGCGCCCGGGTTCCTCGTTCGTCTCGTGGTCGCTGGTGAGCTGCCTGCGACGCGCGAGACGCTGCTCCTGCGCCTGCTCGGCGCGGGCCGCGTGCTGCGCGACGCGTTCGCGGAGCTGCGCGCGCTCCCTCGAGACGCGCCGGAGCGCGGTCTCGCTCTGGACATCGTGCTACGGTTGCTTCCCGAAGCACGCGAGAGTCAAACCCAAAAAGCGAGAGAATTCCTCATGGTCAGCCAAGAATTCGTCGAGCAATGGAAGCGCGAGCTCATCGAACAGGGAGTTGCGCAGGGGCGCGAAGAGGGGCGCGAAGAGGGGGTGGAGAAGGGGATGCGGGAGACGCTCGAGCTCCAGCTCGAGAAGAAATTCGGAGCGCTCGGCGTCGAGGTTGGGGGCCGGCTTCGGGCTGCGTCGCACGAAGAGATCGTGCGTTGGCTCGAGAGGATCCTTGTCGCGCGGAGCATCGACGAGGTCCTCGACGGATGAGCAGCCACTCGCCAGCGCGTCGGCGGTGACGCGGGGTGGGGGCGGGATCGGGGGGTGGGGGCGTCGGTGATGACGCGATGGGCGGCGAATGGATTGGGGATTTGCGGTCGGTGTGGCGGGCACGCGCGTCGCTTCATGTCTTCGCATGAACCATCGCTCGTCTGTCATCGCTTCCACCGTCGCTCTCTTTGCCGTCTTCGCCCTTGTCGGGTGCGCGGGCGAGGAAGGGGATGGCGGGGAGGGCACCACCACACAAGAAGAGGACCGTCAGACGATCTCCGGGCGGCTCGACACCGGTGAGGAGAGCGGCGGTGGATTGAAGACGAAGACGAAGAGCGTCGGCGTCACGAACGGGGACGCGCAGCTTCACGTCGTCGCTCACCGGCTTGGGCCCAAAGGGCAGGTCAACGTGAACGGCGACGTCGACGCCGTCGTCGCGGCCGACGGAACGTTCGACCTGAAGCTGGCGCGCGGCGCTCGTTACGTCCTCGAGGTCGAGCGCGGAAACGAGAGCGTCGCGTTCTTCGGGTGGAACGAGCGCGGGAGCACGAAGAAGACGACGATCCTCGGGATCTCGTCCGCGACGAGGGGGCAGGCGGCGGTCTCTCTCGGTCGCGTGAAGGTCGTCGGCAACGGCGCGGTGGCGGAGCATTGCCTCTGCGAGAGCTTCGACGCGAACGACACGACCGGCATCGACCTGAGCGCGACGTGGTTCGTCGCGGCGCACGGCGCCGTGATCTCCGCGGACGAGGCGCTCGCGCAGGTGGCGGAAGCGCTCGAGCAGGCGGCGAAGGCGCTCGCCGCCGCGTCCGACGCGCTCGACGAAGCGGCCGCGGCGACCGACGAGGCTACGCGCGCGCTGGAGGAGGCCCGCGAGCGCGCGGGCCGGTACATGCAGTAACTATCGCGCGCAAAGGACGAACGTCACGGTGATCCGTGGTGTGCGGCAATGAAAGGCAATGCGCGGGTGACAATCCGGTCGACGAAGCAGCGGGCGGCTGCCCGCCAGCGTAAGATGGCGGCGGGATGGGGCAGTGGGCGCCGACCTCGGTCGAAGAGATCTACGAGGTCATCAACACCAGTACCCGACCGTTGCACGTCGAGACTGATGCGGGTGCTGCGTTCGTGAAGCTCGCCGACAGCGAGAGCGGTCCGCATGCTCTCGCGTGCGACCTGATCGGCACCAAGCTCGCTCACTGGCTTGGTGCACCGACGTTCGACCTTCACGTTCTCCGTCATGGAGACTTCAGCCTGATCGACGAGATAAAGGGGCAGCGGAAGGTGCGCCGAGCCGAGGCTCCGAGCTTGGCGAGCCGGAAGGTGTCGGGCCAGACGTGGGGTGGCGACGAAGAGCAGCTCGAAGCCACGGAGAATCCGGACGTTGTGGCTGCTCTCGTAGTTCTCGACACGTGGACGCGAAATCATGATCGTTACGAGCCGCGCGAGCCTGAGCCCCACCACAACCACCGCAACGTCTTCTTCGCCGACGGCGACGCTCCTGGACGCGTCCAGCTGATCGCGATGGACTTCACCGAGTGCATCAAGTGCGGCAGATCGGAGCTGAGCAAGCCGTGTTTCACCATTGAGCGCGTGAAGGATGAGCGCATTTTTGGCTTATTCCCTGAGTTCAAGCGGTGGATGACGACGGAAGGAGTGAAGGCGCTCGCCGCGAAGCTGGAAACTTTCACGCGCAACGACGCATCGGAGATTCTGAGTACCGTGCCTCGCGAATGGTCGATGACCGACGAGCTTCGCGGGAGATGCGCGGGGTTCCTGTACGAACGAGCAGGGTTTGTGGCTCCGATTTTGGAGAAGATGATCGGAGAGGCCTGCGGTTGGTGAAGCCGCCGCTGGCGTTCGTCATGTACAATGCGCATTCCATGGGAGACGCGATGGGAGACCGGCTCTACAGCTTGATCGAGCACCGCTCGGGGCGTGGCGGCGCGCACCGAACGCCCATCGGCGTGGTAGTTCGCGATGCGGACGAGTTCCTCTTCCGTCTGCTTGAGGCACCTGTTGTGCCCGAGGGGGATGCTGCACGCGTTGCGATGGCTGCTCGTGCTCTCGCGTCCCGCTTGCGCCGGGAGAACCCGCGCACGCTACGCGAGTTGGAGCTGTTTGCTGCCAAGGAGGCGAACGAGGTTCGGCTTGGTCCGCCGCAGCGGTTTACGGCTGGCGTCGGTGCGGCTGAGGCGGTCGACCTGCTCTTCAACGAGCACGTGCGCCCTGTTGAGGCTGTCCTCGCTTCGGCCGCGCCGTACTCCCAGAGCACCGTCGCCTCGCTCGACATCTGCGAGTCCGCGTCGATGAGAGAGCTTCCGGGGTTCGAAATTGGCGGGTACTCGATCGCGTTTGCTGGTGGTGCGACGACCACGCTTTCGTTCCAAATCAGGATGCACGTCGTTGGGACCATGAACCTCGAGACTTCACCTGAAGTGACACTCGACGCGGCCGCGTAAATGAACTGTTACCTCATCGCGATTTGTCGAGCGTCGTCCCTCGATCGCGATACGAATAACTTCAGCATGACGCAGCTCATCGAGAGCCTGCAAGTGCCCGAGGACGCTCTCGGCCAGCCGATTCCCGTCGAGATGCACATGTACTTCGAAGTGACAGACGACGAGCTCCATCGCGACTTCGAGATGCGGATACTCTGGCGTCGTGACGACGGAGCGGAGACGCCGGGAGAGGTTCACATCCCGCAGACGCCGGCCAAGAAACGCACGCGGACGCGCGCGATGGCGCTCCGCCTACCGCCTACGATCGGGAGTTACCACCTTCATATCGAGTGGCGCTCGAAGGGCGCTGATGCATGGATCCGGTTCGTCGGGGGGTGGCCACTCGAAGTGTCGCTCATTCCCGACAAACCGGTACCTGCCGCAGTGTCGCGATAGCGCAGCAACGAGAGCGTCGCGTCCCTCGGGTGGAACGAGTGCAGGTCGCGCGCGCTGGAGGTGGCCCGCGAGCACGCGGGTCTAGCAGCCGCGGCCGGGCAAGGGACGCGCGAGATCACAAAGCGCGGTCGGCCCTTCCGCGCGCGCCCCGAATCGTGCGCGCGGAGGGGCGGTGCGTGAGGTTGCTTGGATAGACTTCCGCGCGATGGGCGTGACGCTGATGCTGCTCGATGGGCCGATGGGGACGGAGCTCGAGCGGCGTGGTGTGTCGACGGAAGGGCGTGGGTGGAGCGCGTACGCGATCGATGCGGCGCCCGATGTCGTGCGGAGCATCCACGAGGACTACGTCCGCGCGGGCGCCGAGCTCCATCGCGCGAATACGTTTCGCACGCAGCCCGGCGTCTTTCCGGTGGAGTGGCGCGTGCTGTTGGGGAAAGCGGTGCGGCTCGCGCGCGAGGCGGCCGGCTCGCGTGTGATCGGGAGCATCGCGCCGGTCGAGGACTGCTATCGGCCCGAGCTCTCGCCGTCGAGCGATGAGGCGCGCCGCGCTCACGACGCCGTCGCGCGGGCGTTCGTCGAAGAAGGGATCTCGCGCGTCGTCTGCGAGACGTTCCCGCACGCCGGTGAGGCGCGCGTCGCCGTCGAGTGCGCGGTCCGGGCGGGGCTCGAGACGTGGGTCGCGCTCACGGCGGGGCCGGATGGCGCGCTCATGACGCCGGCGGCGATGGAGGTGGCCGCGCGTGACTGCGTCGCCGCGGGGGCGTCGGCGGTGCTCGTGTGCTGCACCGGCGCGGAGATCACGCGCTCGTACGTCGAGCGCATCGCGAAGGTGGGGGCACCGTTCGGCGCGTACGCCAACGGCTACGGCGTCGCCCCCGATCGCTACGCCGCGCTCGCCGCCGAGTGGGTCCGCGCCGGCGCCGGCATCGTCGGCGCGTGCTGCGGGACAGGGCCTGCGCACGTCGCGCGGCTACGCTCGCTCGGAGCCTGAGCCAGAGTCCGACCCCGACCCCGAGCCCGAGCCCGAGTCCGAGCCTGAGCCCGCGCTCGAGTCCGAGCCCCGCGCGAGGAGCTCGCTCGCGCGCTCGACGTCCGCGTCGGTGAGGCCGACGGCGAACGACGTGTGGACGTGGCGCGCGCCGAGGTGAGCCATGTCGGTCGCGTCGTCGAGGATGACGAAAGACTCGACGCTCGCGGACGCGGCGAGCCAGTGCGCGATCTGATGGCCGCGCTCCGTGACGTTGCCGCGGACGAGACCCTCGAGGCGCGTCGTCGCGCCGATGACCTCGCCGTTGAAGCCCTTCTCGCGGAGCATGCGCGCGATCGTCTCCGGCGCGAGCATGAGGCGCCACGAGGAGCTGATGACGACCTTCGCGTCGTGACGCGCGGCGAGACGATCGAGGCGCGCGACGCACTCCGGATCGAGCATGTCGAGCCAGCTCGCCTCGAGCGACGGATCGAGGAGCGCCGCCGCGGCCCCGCCGCGGGCGCGGTCGAGCCACGCCTGCGAGTTCAACACGCCGTCGATGTCGAGGAAGATCACCTTCACGGAGGCGCTCGAACGCGGAATAGCATGCGGCGATGGAGCTCGACGCGGTGAAGGGACGTGAAGGGACGTGAAGGGACGATGAACGTCGTCGTCACCGGGGCGACCGGGCTCCTCGGCGGTTGGGTCGTGGCTGCGCTCACCGAGCGCGGCGATCGCGTCGTGGCGTTTGGGGGGCCGGGGCGCGGCGAGGGGGCGATCGACCTCGCCGAGCCGCGTGCGGCTGCACGTGCGCTCGAAGACGCGCGCGCCGACGTCGTCATCCACACCGCTGCGCTCTCGGCGATGAGCGACTGCGCGCGGGACCCCGAGCGGGCGCGACGGATCAACGTCGACGCGACCGCCAACCTCGCGCGCGCGTGCGCGGCGACGAGGACGCGGCTCGTGCACGTGTCGACCGACCTCGTCTTCGACGGCGAGCGCGCGCCGTACGACGAAGCCGCGCGCGCGGAGCCGACCTCGGTCTACGGGCGCACCAAGCTCGAGTCGGAGAGCGCGGCGCTCGCGGCGCCGAACGGCGCGGTGGTGCGGGTGAGCCTCCTCTTCGGTCCGTCGAAGAACGATCGCGTCGGGTTCTTCGATACGCAGGTGCGCGCGCTCCGCGCCGGGACGGAGCTGCGCCTCTTCGACGACGAGTGGCGCACGCCGCTCTCGCTCCGGACGGCGGCGGAGGGGCTCCGCGCGATCGCGGCGTCGTCGTTCACCGGCCTCCTCCACTTTGCGGGAGCGGAGCGGATCGGCCGCTGGGAGATGGGCGTCGTCCTCGCCGACGTGCTCGGGGTGGAGGCGTCCGCGATCGTCCGCGCGTCGCGGCGCGAGGTGCCGGGCGAGCCGCGGCCGCGTGACGTGTCGCTCGACGTGTCGCTGTTCCGCCGCACGTTCCCGGGTGTCGAGCTCGCGCCGTTCGGCGAAGAGTGCCGCCGGCTGATTGGTCGCTCGTAGCGACCAGTCTCGGAGCAACGTGCGCTCGACGAGGACGGAGCCACGTCGTACTGCGTCCGCATGCGTTCGTTCCTCCTCTCCTTCTCCTTCGTCCTCCTCGCCGGCTGCTCCGCGGAGCCCGTCGCCGCCGAGTCCGCCGCGTCCGCGGTCGAGACCGGCCCCGCCTTCTCCTGGCCGATCCCCGACGGCTGGCGCGCCGAGACGATCCCGTTCCCGCTCGGCTTCGCGCCTTCGATCCCGTACCGCGGCGTCGAGGAGCTCCGCTTCGCGCCGCGCTTCTTCGATCCGTCGTCGCCGACGTACTTCACCTACTCGTTCGCGTTCGTGCTCGAAGGGACGCCCGCGATCGGACCGGAGGTCTTCGCGTCCGATCTCCACACCTACTTCACCGGGCTCGCGAGCGCGGTGACCGGCGCGCCGTCCGATCCGAGCCTCCACGTCGCGACGATCGCCGAGGGCGCCGACGGCCGCCTTCGTGGAACGGTCCGCACGATCGACGCGTTCGGCGATCGGCGCACGCTCGATCTCCACCTCGAGGCGGAGACGTTCACGTGCGGCGAGCGCCGCGTCGTGATCGCGAGCCTCTCACCGCATGCGCCGGCGAGCCCGATCTGGAGCGCCCTCGCTACGGTGCGCGGCTCCTTCCGCTGCACGTCGACGCCGTAGTAGCGATAGCGAGCGAGGCGCGAAGCTCCCGTAGCACCCGCGACCGTGCACGCCAGAACGATCTCCTGCGACGTCGATTTTACGAACCGTTTCCATCACTTCGCCGAAGCAGAGTCCTCAGCGAGGACCGGCGTCCGCTGTGATCTGAGGTGCGCGGTCGTCGCTATGGTCGACGTTTCACGCACTTGCGATGTAGGCAAGAGTGGTCCACCGATTGCTCATGCGGCGGGCAGATGCTCAAGCGCTTCGCAGCTCTCTTCGTATGTGCGGCAGCGATGACGTTCTCGCCGGGCGTCAGCAACGCGGCCGCAGCGGCGGCGGAGCCGATCACGATCTCGACGATCGCGCAGCCGGCGGACGACGCGGGCATCGATCGCGCGACGCTCCGCGCGGCGATGGTGGAGGCGATCAAGACGATCGATCCGAAGCAGGTCCGCCGCCCCGTCACCATCGCGCTCTCGATCATCGAGACGAAGAACGATCCGACGACGTGCGCGATCAGCATCGCGGTGAGCGATCGCAAGAAGGGGCACATCCTCGGCACCGCCGCGGGCACCGCCTCCGCCACCGCGAACGCCCGCGGCGACCAGCGCGAGCGCGTCGCCCTCATCGCGCTCTCGAACGCGATCAGCCGCGTCCCCGACGTCGTCGCCGCGAACTAGCTACGCTTCGGGGGATGAAGCTCGCCTTCGCCGTCCTGGCCCTCGCCGCGTGCGCCGGGTCGAGCGCGCCGTCGTCCTCGACGCCGCGCTCCGTGCTCGTCGTGGATCGCACGTTCGATCGCGCACGGCAGCCGCCGTCGCCGAGCACCGACCTCCCCGCCGCGAGCTACCAGGTGGTGGCGCCGGCCGAGCGCTGGACGATCGCGATCGACGGCGACCACGTCGTGCTCACGCCGATCGGAGAAGGGGAGGCGCGCACGCGCATCGAGGGCCGCGAGAGCGGGAGCGGGAGCGGGAGCAGCAGCAGCGGCGAGCGGCGGTTCGAGCTCACCGAGGGCGTCTTCGCCGGCGGCCGCTTCGTGCTCCGCGGCGACGAAGCGGAGCTCACGATCTTCGGCTCGGGTGTGCCGATCGTGTCGAGCGAGCGCGGCAAGATCGTGGCACGCTGAGCCCATGGCGGAGAACATCCTCGAGGCACTCGACGACGCGCTCGCGGGCGGCGAGCCCATCGACGAGATCGTCGGCGCATTCTTCCAGCTCGCGCGCGACGCCGACCGTGAGGTGCTCGACCAGATGATCGACAGCCTCGACGAGCGGATCGGCAAGTACCCGCTCGAGCGCGTCGGCTCGCTCGCGCTGCTCGCGGGCGCGCTCGTCGAACGCGGCGCCGATCCGCGTCGCTTCCCGCGATCGGTGTTCGATCACGCGCTCGCGCAGCTCGAGTCGATCGAGGGCCCCGCCGATCCGCGCGAGCTGTCCGAGGCGTTCCATCAAGCCGAGCGCGCGATCGCCGCCGCGCTCGGTCGCTCGCCGGAGCTGCGCCGCACGCTCCCGCAGAAGCCCGCCCTCGCCGCGAAGCTGAAGCGGTATCAGGAGCGCTACGGGTTCCTCGGGAAGATCGTGCAGGTGCTCGACGACGAGCCGCTCCTCGTCTTGCACCCGAAGTCGCGGCGCGGCTTCCGCTTCCGCATGAGCGGGATCGGCGACAACTTCGAGCTGCACCTCCGCTTGCTCGAGCAGCTCGCGGGCGAGGGGCCGGATCGGATCCCCGGCATCGTGCCGCGCGGCGGATCGGTCACGAGCGACTGGCAGCTCGCGAACTGGTCCGCGCTTCGCCCCGGCGGCGAGCTCGACACCACCGATCACGGACGCACGTGGATCTGGAACGAGGGCGTGCCCGCCGACATCGCCTCGTTCGAGGGCGAGCGCGTCGTCCTCCTCGGTCCGAGCTCCATCCAGCGCGGATGGAACGCGCACGCGGTGTTCCCGTGGATGAACGGCGCGCTCGACGACCAGCGGACCCTACCGTCCGCCGAGGTCGACGCCCTCCTCGAGCGGATGGTGCGCGCCGGCAGCGCCTGAGCGGAGCAGCGTCTTGCCGTCGAGGGTGGCGTGAATGCGCGGGGAGGGCGTATCGTCAGGAGCAGGTGTCAGGAACGGCTTGATGAGAGTCCGCGTCGCCGCCATCGCGTTCACCCTCGCCGGCTGCGCCGCCGCCGGCGCGCCGGTTCACCTCGCGCCTCCACCTCCGCCGCCCGACGCTCCCGAGGTCGCGGTCCTGCCGCCCGCGCCGGCGCCGCCGCCGGAAGATCCCGCCGTGCGCGAGCGCGCCGACGACGCGGTGCTCGCGTCGGAGCAGAAGCTCGAGGCGATCGCCGAGCGCTGCGAGCGGGATTGGCTCGAGCCGGAGAACGTCTGCAAGGCGGAGCAGTTCGAATCGTTCGCGACCGACTTCCAAGCGTACTACGCGGACCACGCGATCGTGAGCACCGAGGGCGCGCGCATCGACTCGCTCCTCTTCCTCGGCGGACCGACGTCGAGCGTCGAGCAGGTCACGACCGCGCTCACGTACCACTGCGAGGAGCGCTGTCGAAAGCGCCGTCTGCCTCAGCTCGAGGCGGCGGCGATGAAGGCGGCGGACCAGTGCTTCGCGGCGAAGAGCGGCTTCGACGCGTGCAAGGCGTTCGTGAAGAAGATGTCGGCGACGGTGCGGCCGGTCGAGACGGAGCGCTGGGCCGACGAGTGTTACGGCGTCTGCGACGATCGGCGCGCCGCGGTGAAGTCGCGCGCTGCGATCGACGCGCAGCGCCCGACGACACCCGCTGCCGCCGCGGCATGCAAGGCGAAGTGCCGGAAGCAGCACGACGGCGGGTGGTGTGGCACCGGCCTCCTGTCGTGCCTCTCGCTCTGCGCGATGAAGGGCGAAGCGCAGCGCTGACGCGGGTCAGCTCGCGGGCGCGAGCGCGTAGACCGTTCCGCGCGCGGGTCCGCCGAAGCGGCTCGTGATCGTGCCGCGCGTCTCGAGCGCCTCGAAGGCGGCGAGGCCCTCGCGCTCGAAGCGCGCGTGCTCCTCCGCCTCGAGCTCGCCGTGCGTCGAGATGATCCACGCCTTGAGGTTCGAGCCCTTCGGCCCCGCCTCGTTGAGGTGCTCGAGGATCGACGTCTCGGTCTCCGACAGCGCGGGGGCGGCGGGCTCCGCGGCGGGCCGGGTGGGGGTCCGCGCGAAGTAGAGCGTCGCGCGGCGCTGGCCGCTCTTCACGATCGCGCCGCCCTCGAGCCCGTCCGCGATCAGCCGCTGCAGCGCGCGCTTCTCGATCCCGAGCGCGGCGCGGATCTGCTCGCTGCGGAGGCCGCTCTGATGCGACGACAGCAGCGCGAGGACGTCGTCGAGCGCGGCGGACGTGATCGTGGCCGTGGTCGGCTTCGGCGCCGGCGGCGCGTCTTCGCTCAGGGCGGCGAAGTCGTCGATCGAGAGCTCCTTGATCGACTCGAGGATCGCCTGGGTCAGCGCGGCGACGTGGCGATCGAGGAGCACTTGGAGTTCAGTCATGCCTCTCTCGCCATAACACAGGTGGGAACCGCTCAAAGCCTGATAAGCGTGCGGCGTGGACGCCGTCGATCTCGGTGTGCTCGCCGGCCGGGTCGTCGAGACCGAGCGGGTGCAGTCCTTGTGGAGCGGCTACGGCGAGATCGTCCGCGCCCACCTCGACGACGGCACCACCGCGATCGTGAAGTGGGCCCGCGCCCCCGCGCGCGCGAACGACGTCGCGCACGCGCGGCGGTGCCGCTCGTACGACGTCGAGCACGTCTGGTACCGCGACTACGCTGCGCGCTGCCCGAGCCGCGTGCCCGCGCTCCGCGACGCGCGCGCGGGCGGCGGCCGATGGGTCTTCGTCCT contains:
- a CDS encoding Uma2 family endonuclease; amino-acid sequence: MSPAAPKPKLTYAEYAAREASSETKHEFYDGEVYAMAGGTIEHGRMGTRVRRGIEASLPSSCGCVVDSPDIRVRTPSGKGTYPDGFVVCGKLERDSEDPDSVTNPTLIVEVLSEGTEGYDRGGKFEHYRSLSSLKEYVLVSYRKPLIESHLRNPDGSWTTTFAVVGERLALRSIEARLDVDDVYEGMTQVDGIMRLT
- a CDS encoding homocysteine S-methyltransferase family protein; the protein is MGVTLMLLDGPMGTELERRGVSTEGRGWSAYAIDAAPDVVRSIHEDYVRAGAELHRANTFRTQPGVFPVEWRVLLGKAVRLAREAAGSRVIGSIAPVEDCYRPELSPSSDEARRAHDAVARAFVEEGISRVVCETFPHAGEARVAVECAVRAGLETWVALTAGPDGALMTPAAMEVAARDCVAAGASAVLVCCTGAEITRSYVERIAKVGAPFGAYANGYGVAPDRYAALAAEWVRAGAGIVGACCGTGPAHVARLRSLGA
- a CDS encoding SDR family oxidoreductase codes for the protein MNVVVTGATGLLGGWVVAALTERGDRVVAFGGPGRGEGAIDLAEPRAAARALEDARADVVIHTAALSAMSDCARDPERARRINVDATANLARACAATRTRLVHVSTDLVFDGERAPYDEAARAEPTSVYGRTKLESESAALAAPNGAVVRVSLLFGPSKNDRVGFFDTQVRALRAGTELRLFDDEWRTPLSLRTAAEGLRAIAASSFTGLLHFAGAERIGRWEMGVVLADVLGVEASAIVRASRREVPGEPRPRDVSLDVSLFRRTFPGVELAPFGEECRRLIGRS